The following coding sequences lie in one Leptospira hartskeerlii genomic window:
- a CDS encoding polymer-forming cytoskeletal protein, which produces MKSILKLIVVALFLSAGLGSLQAGDLRKNGSLIGSIDSNGDVRLNGSLVGRFESGGDVRKNGSLIGRIDSSGDIRMNGSLVGSIDSSGDVRKNGSLIGRIDSNGDVRKNGSLIGSAVGIPRAQAAGFFFFFFLNE; this is translated from the coding sequence ATGAAATCAATTTTGAAACTCATAGTTGTGGCCCTCTTTTTAAGCGCTGGCTTGGGCTCCTTGCAGGCAGGTGATCTAAGAAAGAACGGCTCTCTTATTGGCAGTATCGACTCCAACGGAGATGTAAGGTTGAACGGCTCTCTCGTGGGAAGATTTGAATCCGGCGGGGATGTTCGGAAAAACGGAAGCCTGATCGGTAGAATCGACTCCAGCGGAGATATCCGGATGAACGGATCACTAGTGGGTTCGATCGATTCCAGTGGAGATGTACGTAAGAACGGAAGTCTGATCGGACGCATTGATAGTAATGGTGACGTACGAAAAAATGGTTCCTTGATCGGAAGTGCAGTGGGAATTCCGAGAGCGCAAGCAGCAGGATTCTTTTTCTTCTTCTTTTTGAACGAGTAA
- a CDS encoding helix-turn-helix transcriptional regulator: protein MNPSTKKLQTKLAVIHLLQENKRMSLEDLSKYSGIDDIKDLKKELGKLYMVGSYPYTPDQFVELDYDGETIGIRMPLSLEQGLVLSVKEWATIRKLFLEEDEKETSSSRKKILKSILDKIHTILPSAGIPSENELKKDIEDSISEGKSLQIKYRAQGESEPESRKVDPWALLSFREEYLIGYCHSRKAPRTFRLDSILQLNRTLENVAEIPDEERKNAISKLKEFVQGGAGDSNFAEIYHTAEVYFNLHSRLHLERTSSKKQIGGVTYYLSKARIRNQDWFLSILKGFGPNVILQSPPALKERMIAYWETVSSDLSN from the coding sequence ATGAATCCAAGTACGAAAAAACTCCAAACCAAATTAGCGGTGATTCATCTTTTGCAGGAAAACAAAAGAATGAGTTTGGAGGATCTTTCCAAGTATTCCGGTATTGATGATATAAAAGATCTTAAAAAAGAACTCGGAAAATTGTACATGGTGGGTTCTTATCCTTATACTCCTGACCAATTTGTGGAATTGGATTATGATGGAGAAACGATCGGTATTCGTATGCCTTTGAGTCTCGAGCAAGGATTAGTCCTAAGTGTAAAAGAGTGGGCCACGATCCGAAAATTATTTTTGGAAGAAGACGAAAAGGAAACGAGCAGTTCCAGAAAAAAGATTCTGAAATCTATATTAGATAAAATTCATACAATCCTTCCTTCCGCAGGGATCCCGAGCGAAAACGAGTTAAAAAAGGATATTGAGGACTCCATCTCCGAAGGTAAATCCTTACAGATCAAATACCGCGCACAGGGAGAGTCCGAACCGGAATCCAGAAAAGTAGATCCTTGGGCTCTATTAAGTTTTAGAGAAGAATATCTGATTGGATATTGCCATTCCAGAAAGGCACCTAGAACATTTAGATTGGATTCCATTCTTCAATTGAATAGAACCCTGGAAAATGTTGCGGAAATCCCGGACGAAGAAAGAAAGAATGCGATCTCCAAATTAAAGGAATTTGTCCAAGGAGGAGCGGGGGATTCGAATTTCGCAGAGATCTATCATACTGCGGAAGTTTACTTTAATCTACATTCTCGTTTGCATTTAGAAAGAACTTCTAGCAAAAAGCAGATCGGAGGCGTTACTTATTACCTTTCTAAGGCAAGGATCAGAAACCAGGATTGGTTCTTATCTATTTTGAAAGGTTTTGGTCCGAATGTAATTTTGCAAAGTCCTCCTGCTTTAAAAGAAAGAATGATTGCATATTGGGAGACTGTTTCTTCTGATTTGTCCAATTAG
- a CDS encoding 4-(cytidine 5'-diphospho)-2-C-methyl-D-erythritol kinase translates to MLSPAKINLGLEIPYKRPDGFHEIRSVFLRLNWGDDIQIEPISPGSFELVSDNQIILEKRHLYDEVSEKGDIRKNILFKTFSKIRAHYRELPGVRIHLTKKIPPAAGLGGGSTNAASLFSFYFGLSPEFSSDHIFELAAEIGADVPFFLSENHSLVSGKGEVLKEIQVHPGQGILALTPQVLSTAEMYAGLKKPLQADPPSKRWISLDNDVEFSLKEGNWAALRGKLVNDFEPLAFQKFPQLGKLKESFLANGASYSSLTGSGSCVYGLVQGLEIREELFAKMQTEFPDLTFVSFNY, encoded by the coding sequence TTGCTTTCTCCCGCAAAGATCAACTTAGGATTAGAGATCCCTTACAAAAGGCCTGACGGATTTCATGAGATCCGGAGTGTATTCTTACGTTTGAATTGGGGAGATGATATTCAGATAGAACCTATCTCTCCCGGATCTTTTGAGTTGGTCTCTGATAACCAAATCATTTTGGAAAAGAGACATTTATACGATGAGGTTTCCGAGAAAGGAGACATCCGTAAGAATATTCTTTTCAAAACATTCTCTAAAATCCGTGCTCATTACAGAGAACTTCCAGGTGTAAGGATCCATCTTACTAAAAAAATTCCTCCTGCCGCGGGTCTTGGAGGTGGATCCACAAATGCCGCATCCCTTTTCTCTTTTTATTTCGGTTTGAGTCCTGAGTTTAGTTCGGATCATATTTTCGAACTAGCAGCAGAGATTGGAGCTGACGTTCCATTCTTCTTATCCGAAAATCATTCTTTGGTGTCCGGAAAAGGTGAGGTCTTGAAAGAAATTCAGGTGCATCCTGGTCAGGGAATTCTGGCCTTAACTCCTCAGGTACTCTCGACTGCCGAAATGTACGCAGGTCTCAAAAAGCCTTTACAAGCCGACCCTCCCTCGAAAAGATGGATTTCTCTAGACAATGACGTCGAGTTTTCTTTAAAAGAAGGAAATTGGGCGGCTTTGAGAGGAAAGCTCGTAAACGACTTCGAGCCTCTTGCCTTCCAAAAATTTCCCCAACTAGGGAAATTAAAGGAAAGTTTTTTGGCGAATGGAGCTAGTTATTCCTCCTTAACCGGATCCGGATCTTGTGTCTACGGTTTGGTGCAAGGATTGGAGATACGGGAAGAGCTGTTCGCCAAAATGCAAACGGAATTTCCCGACCTTACGTTTGTAAGCTTTAATTATTAA
- a CDS encoding sugar phosphate nucleotidyltransferase: MDAKKEAVAVVLAAGKGTRMKTELPKVAVPLNGKPLLNHVIDHLKEAGINDIVIVVGYKKEEVQALCAGIPGIRFAEQKEQLGTAHAVLSAEEFVKSHKGPILVACGDVPMITGDTFGSLVSTHVQNGFSATLLSAKVDIPTGYGRIVRDSSGEVTAIVEEKDADAEQKKINEINTGTYVFSSEILFESLRKIGNSNAQGEYYLPDLVELYKKEGKKLGAVILKNSGESQGVNSPADLENLAAVLNGAVAK, from the coding sequence ATGGACGCCAAAAAGGAAGCAGTCGCCGTAGTTTTAGCTGCGGGAAAGGGAACCCGCATGAAGACGGAGCTCCCAAAGGTGGCTGTTCCTTTAAATGGAAAGCCCCTTTTAAACCATGTTATTGATCACCTCAAAGAAGCAGGCATCAATGACATAGTCATAGTTGTAGGCTATAAAAAAGAAGAAGTCCAAGCACTTTGCGCTGGGATCCCTGGAATTCGTTTCGCCGAACAAAAAGAGCAATTAGGCACAGCTCACGCAGTATTAAGCGCCGAAGAATTTGTTAAATCCCATAAAGGTCCTATCCTTGTAGCTTGCGGGGATGTTCCTATGATCACTGGGGACACATTCGGTTCTCTCGTTTCCACTCATGTCCAAAACGGATTCTCCGCTACTCTTCTTTCCGCAAAGGTAGATATTCCTACCGGTTACGGAAGGATCGTTCGTGATTCTTCCGGAGAAGTAACTGCAATCGTTGAAGAAAAAGACGCAGATGCGGAGCAGAAAAAAATAAACGAGATAAACACCGGAACGTATGTTTTCAGTTCCGAAATTCTTTTCGAATCTCTTAGAAAAATAGGAAACAGCAATGCTCAGGGGGAATATTATCTTCCTGATCTAGTTGAGTTGTACAAAAAAGAAGGAAAAAAGTTGGGCGCAGTGATTCTTAAAAACAGCGGAGAAAGCCAAGGTGTGAATTCTCCAGCGGACCTGGAAAACTTAGCGGCAGTTTTAAATGGAGCGGTTGCAAAATGA
- a CDS encoding ribose-phosphate diphosphokinase, producing the protein MSGSNIAVFSGSSNRTIANEICQELGIAPGKINLRKFSDGEIAVKIEENVRGRDVFIIQSTSAPANDNLMELLLIMDALRRASAKSISVVVPYYGYGRQDRKAEPRVPISARVVADLIETLGPTRVIVMDLHADQIQGFFKVPVDNLHFNPVLVEYILSKKFDDLVIVSPDSGGAERARSFGKKVNATLAIIDKRRPKANVSEVMNVIGEIEGKNCILLDDMIDTAGTICKAADALLKNGAKSVYCAATHGVLSGEAIDRLNSTPFTEVVLSNTIEIPESKKITKLKTLSVAPLFAAAIQRISTNQSVSDLFI; encoded by the coding sequence ATGAGCGGCTCTAATATCGCAGTTTTTTCGGGATCTTCCAATCGTACGATCGCAAATGAAATTTGCCAAGAATTAGGAATAGCTCCGGGCAAGATCAATCTTCGTAAATTTTCCGACGGAGAGATCGCGGTTAAGATAGAAGAGAACGTAAGAGGAAGAGACGTATTCATAATCCAATCTACTTCTGCGCCAGCAAACGATAACTTGATGGAATTACTTTTGATCATGGACGCGTTAAGACGTGCTTCTGCAAAAAGTATTTCAGTAGTCGTTCCTTATTATGGTTACGGACGCCAAGATAGAAAAGCGGAACCAAGAGTTCCAATTTCCGCAAGAGTAGTTGCGGATTTGATCGAAACCTTAGGTCCTACAAGAGTGATCGTGATGGATCTTCATGCGGACCAAATCCAAGGTTTTTTCAAAGTGCCTGTGGATAATTTACATTTTAATCCTGTACTGGTAGAATACATCTTAAGCAAGAAATTCGATGATCTAGTCATCGTTTCTCCTGACTCTGGCGGCGCGGAAAGAGCCAGATCCTTCGGTAAAAAAGTGAACGCAACTTTAGCGATCATAGACAAGAGAAGACCGAAGGCAAACGTTTCCGAAGTGATGAATGTGATCGGAGAGATAGAAGGTAAAAATTGTATCCTTCTGGACGATATGATAGACACCGCTGGCACAATCTGTAAGGCGGCTGACGCTCTTTTAAAGAATGGAGCCAAGTCTGTGTATTGTGCCGCTACTCACGGAGTTCTTTCCGGAGAAGCTATCGATCGTTTGAACTCTACACCTTTCACAGAGGTAGTATTGTCTAATACGATCGAGATACCAGAGTCCAAAAAGATCACAAAGTTAAAAACTCTATCCGTAGCTCCGTTATTCGCAGCTGCGATCCAGAGAATATCGACCAATCAATCGGTCAGCGACCTATTTATATAA
- a CDS encoding 50S ribosomal protein L25/general stress protein Ctc: protein MSHKLAVKKRTETGKNVNNRLREAGQVPINIIGGGNAASGSVNEKELEKLVHSGIRQSTLIELEVEGEGIQKVFVKEVQRFPEIDRIRHVDFYKVEPGKKIVTKIGIRTEGTAKGSKMGGQFDHLIHEIRVKTVPEDLIETLVLDVTDLDVGDFIKVSNLKVPASWEILVNGDPIVAAVLKTKALLAQERAEAKEAAGAKPGAKAGAKKGK from the coding sequence ATGAGCCACAAATTAGCTGTCAAAAAAAGAACTGAAACCGGCAAGAACGTAAACAATCGTCTTCGTGAAGCTGGACAAGTTCCTATTAACATCATCGGAGGCGGGAATGCCGCATCCGGTTCCGTAAACGAGAAAGAACTTGAAAAATTAGTTCATTCCGGGATCCGTCAATCCACTCTAATCGAGTTGGAAGTAGAGGGAGAAGGAATCCAAAAGGTTTTCGTTAAAGAAGTACAACGTTTTCCTGAAATCGACAGAATTCGCCACGTAGACTTCTACAAAGTTGAACCTGGTAAGAAGATCGTTACTAAGATCGGAATTCGCACCGAGGGAACTGCAAAAGGTTCTAAGATGGGTGGTCAGTTCGACCATTTGATCCACGAGATCCGTGTGAAAACTGTTCCTGAGGATCTGATTGAAACTCTGGTTCTAGATGTAACTGATCTAGATGTGGGCGATTTTATCAAAGTTAGTAACTTAAAAGTTCCTGCAAGCTGGGAAATTTTAGTTAACGGAGATCCGATCGTTGCAGCAGTTCTGAAAACCAAAGCTTTACTTGCTCAAGAAAGAGCAGAAGCTAAGGAAGCAGCTGGAGCGAAGCCGGGAGCAAAAGCCGGAGCTAAAAAAGGGAAATAA
- the pth gene encoding aminoacyl-tRNA hydrolase produces MKLIVGLGNPGDKYNNNRANIGFKILDVIANNINVEIKTKKKKSLIGRGDFEGEEVVLLKPQTFSDLSGESVLYIASFLKIQVQDILVIHEDLTLPLGKIVVDKGANGNENPGIKSVIQSLRSPNFIRIRIGIGNDQFDGTNLDGFLKEDFQPLENLSLIQIINDAEAAIRSISLGDIEDVIEKYRL; encoded by the coding sequence ATGAAGCTAATCGTCGGATTGGGTAATCCCGGAGACAAATACAATAATAACCGAGCAAATATCGGCTTCAAAATTTTAGACGTGATCGCCAATAATATAAACGTTGAGATCAAGACTAAAAAGAAAAAGTCTTTGATCGGGCGCGGCGATTTCGAAGGAGAAGAGGTTGTATTATTAAAACCTCAGACCTTCAGCGATCTATCGGGAGAATCCGTTCTGTACATAGCTTCCTTCCTGAAAATTCAGGTACAGGATATTCTTGTAATTCACGAAGATTTAACCTTACCCTTGGGTAAAATTGTAGTGGATAAGGGAGCTAACGGAAACGAAAACCCCGGGATCAAATCAGTGATCCAATCCTTACGTTCTCCAAATTTTATTCGTATCCGTATTGGGATCGGTAACGACCAATTCGATGGCACTAATTTGGACGGATTTTTGAAAGAAGATTTCCAACCTCTGGAAAACTTAAGTTTGATCCAGATCATCAACGACGCGGAAGCTGCAATTCGCTCCATCAGTTTGGGCGATATAGAAGACGTGATCGAAAAGTACAGACTGTAA
- the ftsH gene encoding ATP-dependent zinc metalloprotease FtsH, with the protein MNNNNKGLRLLILFILVILGLALLVPQIQTALGKPRILPFSQFMSMVEPDASSKPKGKLVKTTDSNFPGCDKLVMEGDMIKGCYEPFEEGATKTPVRFETRIAPIDKEFLSSLRKTNIDLEVVPSENGHGFGMLSSFLLIAVIGIFVFYFFIMRQVQSTGNKAFSFGKSKAKMTVDPKVKVSFADVAGCEEAKTELVEIIEFLKDPKKFQAMGARIPTGVLLVGPPGTGKTLLARAVAGEAGVPFFSISGSDFVEMFVGVGASRVRDLFEQGKKNSPCIIFIDEIDAVGRLRGAGWGGGHDEREQTLNQMLVEMDGFEKNEGVIVMAATNRADVLDPALLRPGRFDRQVMVDLPDLVGREQILKVHSRKVPLTSDISLNSIARGTPGFTGADLSNLINEAALLAARKNKKRVTQEELEEARDKVMMGPERRSFFISEKEKEVIAYHEAGHAILGTLLAYTEPVHKVTIIPRGRALGLTQSLPTEDKHIHTKAYWLDQIVVCMGGFIAEEFKFKMTSTGSSNDIQQATNIARRMVCDWGMSEKLGTINYGSGHESPFLGRDMGQSNKAYSEEFAAMIDKEIRGIVQTCLDKGRELVRKNSTKFENLAKALLAKETVAHEELMAIVHPSHEETKKKTERSNKKEKAGQIPNKPAYSTGIE; encoded by the coding sequence ATGAATAACAATAATAAAGGTCTTAGATTACTTATACTTTTTATCTTAGTAATCTTAGGATTAGCACTTCTCGTACCGCAGATCCAAACTGCTCTGGGAAAACCTAGAATATTACCGTTCTCCCAATTTATGAGCATGGTAGAACCGGACGCTTCTTCCAAGCCGAAAGGCAAGTTGGTTAAGACTACGGACTCCAATTTCCCCGGCTGTGACAAATTAGTCATGGAAGGAGATATGATCAAAGGTTGTTACGAACCATTTGAAGAAGGAGCCACGAAAACTCCTGTTCGTTTTGAGACCAGGATCGCTCCTATCGACAAAGAATTTCTTTCTTCTTTAAGAAAAACGAATATTGATCTGGAAGTAGTTCCTTCCGAGAACGGACACGGATTCGGAATGTTGAGTTCTTTTCTTCTGATCGCTGTGATCGGTATTTTCGTATTTTACTTTTTTATTATGCGTCAAGTCCAGTCTACCGGCAACAAGGCTTTTTCTTTCGGAAAATCCAAAGCTAAGATGACTGTGGATCCTAAGGTTAAAGTAAGCTTCGCTGACGTTGCTGGATGTGAAGAAGCCAAAACCGAATTGGTCGAAATTATAGAATTCTTAAAAGACCCTAAGAAATTCCAAGCAATGGGTGCAAGGATCCCAACCGGAGTTCTTTTAGTGGGTCCTCCTGGAACTGGTAAAACTCTACTTGCTCGCGCCGTTGCAGGAGAAGCAGGAGTGCCATTCTTCAGTATCTCTGGTTCCGACTTCGTAGAAATGTTTGTGGGTGTGGGAGCTTCTCGTGTTCGAGATCTATTCGAACAAGGTAAGAAAAATTCTCCATGTATCATCTTCATAGATGAGATCGATGCTGTGGGAAGATTGAGAGGCGCCGGATGGGGCGGCGGTCATGACGAAAGAGAGCAGACCCTGAACCAAATGCTTGTTGAGATGGATGGTTTCGAGAAGAACGAAGGTGTGATCGTAATGGCAGCTACAAACCGTGCTGACGTTTTAGATCCTGCGTTACTCAGACCGGGACGTTTCGACCGCCAAGTGATGGTAGATCTTCCTGACTTAGTAGGAAGAGAACAAATCTTAAAAGTGCATTCTAGAAAAGTTCCTTTAACAAGCGATATCTCTTTGAACTCTATCGCAAGAGGAACCCCTGGATTTACAGGTGCGGACCTTTCTAACTTAATTAATGAGGCAGCTTTACTTGCTGCACGTAAGAATAAAAAACGTGTAACTCAAGAAGAACTGGAAGAAGCACGCGATAAAGTGATGATGGGTCCTGAGCGTAGATCCTTCTTCATTTCCGAAAAGGAAAAGGAAGTAATTGCGTATCATGAAGCAGGTCACGCGATCTTAGGAACCCTTCTGGCTTATACTGAGCCGGTTCATAAGGTAACTATCATTCCAAGAGGAAGAGCGTTAGGTCTGACTCAATCTCTTCCGACGGAAGACAAACATATTCATACTAAAGCGTATTGGTTGGACCAAATCGTAGTTTGCATGGGCGGATTCATCGCGGAAGAGTTTAAGTTCAAAATGACTTCTACCGGCTCCAGCAATGATATCCAGCAAGCTACAAATATCGCAAGAAGAATGGTCTGTGATTGGGGAATGTCCGAAAAACTGGGCACGATCAATTACGGAAGCGGCCATGAAAGTCCTTTCTTAGGAAGGGATATGGGTCAGAGCAACAAAGCTTATAGCGAAGAATTTGCCGCAATGATCGACAAAGAGATCAGAGGGATCGTTCAGACTTGCCTAGATAAAGGAAGGGAACTTGTCCGTAAGAACTCTACCAAGTTCGAAAATCTTGCGAAGGCTCTTCTTGCAAAAGAAACCGTTGCGCATGAGGAATTGATGGCTATCGTTCATCCTTCTCATGAAGAAACTAAAAAGAAAACAGAACGTTCTAACAAAAAGGAGAAGGCGGGACAAATTCCTAATAAGCCCGCGTATTCTACCGGCATAGAATGA
- a CDS encoding EVE domain-containing protein, whose translation MKFWLFKTEPDVFSIDTLASSPGKTAPWEGVRGYGARNYLRDEIKKKDLILFYHSSCKPPHVAGLAEVVKEGYPDHFAFDKKHKYYDPKSDPQKPTWFMVDVKFKEKFSRPISLEELRSHGQLKGMVLLQPGGRLSIQPVSEEHFHYICKLAGAKGLPG comes from the coding sequence ATGAAATTCTGGCTTTTTAAAACTGAGCCTGACGTTTTTTCCATAGATACCTTGGCTTCTTCTCCCGGCAAAACAGCGCCATGGGAGGGAGTCAGAGGTTATGGAGCGAGAAATTACCTAAGGGATGAGATCAAAAAAAAGGATCTCATTCTATTCTACCATAGCAGTTGTAAACCTCCCCATGTAGCAGGACTTGCGGAAGTAGTCAAGGAAGGCTACCCGGATCATTTCGCTTTTGATAAGAAACATAAGTATTATGATCCCAAAAGTGATCCACAAAAACCGACCTGGTTCATGGTAGATGTGAAATTTAAGGAAAAATTTTCTCGCCCAATTTCGCTAGAAGAATTAAGATCCCACGGGCAACTAAAAGGAATGGTCCTTTTGCAGCCGGGTGGTAGACTTTCGATCCAACCGGTTAGCGAAGAACATTTTCATTATATTTGTAAATTGGCCGGGGCAAAAGGTCTCCCCGGTTAG
- a CDS encoding PP2C family protein-serine/threonine phosphatase, with protein sequence MLILILGIGSLYSQEDVPVFPISGSMSGTPINKFTFIRKIRPGEVKTPTDLESGDWTRMDKDSVSFSFTDDQFLIKFKIQAPPKEGTISWYLVLNNPGMENLTVFKRVWGPQGWIWSELSRDTRMSYIQPAFLIETPPNKQEEFLIHASTRRSLVLNFQAWAPKEFAAHIQMENLFLGIFFGAIGIMLIYNGFLAFVVKDSSYFFYVFYLLFYGLWQMAVTGVGAQYLIPAPATSWNDYLTGFAFLSVAFSLLFTRSFLHMERETGWKNYAFLILAAFAIFGFIASLFSSIYGPMIWAVSWYPFLAAVLVIYSAAIRLRRGYRPARYFLLAWSVLILFVLITALRNLSIIQDTELTHWSAQFGSLVEMTLLSFALADRIKTLEKDSLQARLENYESQLKLTEIEQELKIARELQESILPDRLPEVKNLKLSVRGEFASSVGGDFYDFHQLDSGKLGIFLSDVSGHGVPAAIISSMVKLAFSIESRKNEDPAEVLRSINRSLSGKYGKHFITAAYLLIDPENGKVTYSNAGHPPIVAIDKESGETKEIFLPGWIMGMDPNLKNSVVEFQMKPGDRLIIYTDGITEARSKNGEIFGFQRFYKLLSEQMQSPGEKLAEDLFSTVRSFTGNRKHFEDDLTFLVLDYLPIPDESVIKEITSSFSKS encoded by the coding sequence TTGCTGATACTCATCTTGGGTATAGGCTCACTATATTCTCAGGAAGATGTTCCCGTTTTTCCGATTTCCGGTTCTATGTCCGGAACTCCCATAAATAAATTTACTTTCATCCGAAAGATCCGTCCTGGAGAAGTGAAAACTCCTACTGACTTAGAATCAGGTGACTGGACTAGAATGGATAAGGACAGTGTCTCTTTCAGTTTCACAGACGATCAGTTTTTAATAAAGTTCAAGATACAGGCGCCTCCTAAAGAAGGAACGATCTCCTGGTACTTAGTTTTGAATAATCCCGGGATGGAAAATCTCACAGTTTTCAAAAGAGTCTGGGGACCACAAGGATGGATCTGGTCGGAACTTTCCAGAGATACGAGGATGTCCTACATCCAACCTGCATTTCTGATAGAAACCCCTCCAAACAAACAGGAAGAATTTTTAATCCACGCTTCTACCAGAAGATCCTTGGTATTGAATTTCCAAGCTTGGGCTCCTAAGGAATTCGCAGCTCATATCCAGATGGAGAATCTGTTCTTAGGGATCTTCTTTGGAGCGATCGGGATCATGTTGATATATAACGGGTTTCTCGCCTTTGTGGTGAAGGATTCCAGTTATTTCTTCTACGTTTTTTATCTATTGTTTTATGGACTCTGGCAGATGGCAGTCACAGGTGTCGGGGCTCAATATTTAATCCCGGCTCCGGCAACTTCTTGGAACGATTATCTGACCGGTTTTGCATTTTTATCCGTTGCATTCTCTCTTTTATTCACACGTTCCTTCTTACATATGGAAAGAGAGACCGGCTGGAAGAATTATGCTTTCTTAATATTGGCGGCCTTCGCGATTTTCGGATTCATCGCTTCTTTATTTTCCAGCATTTACGGTCCTATGATTTGGGCAGTTTCCTGGTACCCTTTTTTAGCCGCTGTTTTAGTGATCTATTCCGCTGCGATCCGTTTGAGGAGAGGGTATCGTCCTGCACGTTATTTTCTATTGGCCTGGTCAGTTCTGATCCTTTTTGTTTTAATTACCGCTCTTAGGAACTTGTCCATTATCCAGGATACGGAGCTTACTCATTGGTCCGCACAATTCGGTTCTTTGGTGGAGATGACACTTCTTTCTTTCGCTTTGGCGGATAGGATTAAAACGTTAGAAAAAGATTCTCTACAGGCTCGACTAGAAAATTACGAAAGCCAATTGAAGTTAACAGAAATTGAGCAAGAGCTTAAGATTGCGAGGGAATTGCAAGAGTCCATTCTTCCTGATCGTTTACCTGAAGTAAAAAATCTCAAACTTTCTGTGAGAGGCGAATTTGCGAGTTCCGTAGGCGGGGATTTTTACGATTTTCATCAATTGGACTCAGGTAAATTAGGGATCTTCTTATCGGATGTTTCAGGTCACGGTGTTCCTGCTGCGATCATTTCTTCCATGGTTAAGTTGGCATTCTCTATTGAGTCTAGAAAGAATGAAGATCCTGCGGAAGTTTTAAGAAGTATCAACAGATCTTTGAGTGGCAAGTATGGGAAACATTTTATCACTGCGGCTTATCTTCTGATCGATCCAGAGAACGGAAAGGTAACTTATTCTAATGCGGGGCATCCTCCTATCGTTGCTATAGACAAGGAATCAGGAGAAACCAAGGAAATATTTTTACCTGGTTGGATCATGGGAATGGATCCGAATCTGAAAAACTCTGTGGTCGAATTCCAGATGAAACCTGGAGATCGTTTGATTATTTATACGGATGGGATCACGGAAGCCAGAAGTAAAAACGGAGAAATTTTCGGATTCCAGAGATTTTATAAATTGTTAAGCGAACAAATGCAATCGCCTGGAGAAAAACTGGCAGAGGATCTGTTTTCTACTGTGCGGAGTTTTACGGGGAACAGAAAACATTTCGAAGACGATCTGACTTTTCTCGTCTTAGATTATTTGCCGATCCCCGATGAGAGTGTAATTAAGGAAATTACTTCGAGCTTTTCAAAAAGCTGA